One part of the Thermococcus litoralis DSM 5473 genome encodes these proteins:
- a CDS encoding DUF2283 domain-containing protein: MKEKVEFKPVDYDPVVDSLFVRIPEGEYEHSVMLGDDVILDFGRLSGKDKLDVIGFEILEASKKFGLDKHLLRNIKRLYAEIKISEDRVEMMVSIVVVQRKKERKRSRILEMANVGLPATIASISV; this comes from the coding sequence ATGAAAGAGAAAGTTGAGTTTAAGCCTGTGGATTATGATCCCGTAGTTGATTCACTCTTTGTAAGGATACCGGAGGGTGAGTATGAACATTCTGTTATGCTTGGAGACGATGTTATTCTGGATTTCGGTCGGCTTTCAGGTAAAGACAAGTTAGACGTCATTGGCTTTGAGATACTCGAAGCTTCCAAAAAGTTTGGGTTAGACAAACATTTGCTCAGAAACATCAAGAGACTCTACGCGGAGATTAAGATTAGCGAGGATAGGGTTGAAATGATGGTTTCAATAGTTGTAGTGCAAAGAAAGAAGGAACGGAAGCGCTCAAGAATATTGGAAATGGCAAACGTCGGCCTTCCTGCAACCATCGCTTCAATTAGTGTCTAG
- a CDS encoding ABC transporter ATP-binding protein, producing the protein MYVIETDKLTKIYGELVAVDHIDLKVREGRIYGFLGPNGAGKTTTISMLVGLVAPTSGKAFIKGIDVQENPIEVKRIIGYLPAENGLYPHMTALENLLFFAKFYKIPKNEAEKRANELLDLVGLKEAKNKRVGEYSTGMKQRAALAQALINDPEILFLDEPTSGLDPRGAHEMRELIKELKKEGRTIFFSSHILPEVDELSDDIGIIVSGKLVAQGSKEELKQMILKDNIRILVETEEPLPDLGNFGIVKPLRENKAIIYTKDDCRKELLHFLLSLGLHVVDIHLIEPTLEEIFMKVAYGEEVI; encoded by the coding sequence ATGTATGTGATAGAAACCGACAAACTGACAAAGATATATGGGGAACTTGTAGCCGTTGACCATATAGACCTCAAGGTCAGGGAGGGTAGGATATATGGATTTTTAGGTCCGAATGGTGCAGGAAAAACAACGACAATATCGATGCTGGTTGGATTAGTTGCTCCCACAAGTGGAAAAGCTTTTATCAAGGGCATAGATGTTCAGGAAAACCCTATAGAAGTAAAGAGAATTATTGGATATCTGCCGGCAGAGAATGGACTCTATCCTCATATGACTGCACTGGAAAATCTGCTGTTCTTTGCAAAGTTCTACAAAATTCCGAAGAACGAAGCAGAAAAAAGGGCAAATGAACTCCTAGACCTTGTAGGACTTAAAGAAGCCAAAAACAAAAGAGTGGGGGAATATTCAACAGGTATGAAACAAAGGGCAGCTTTGGCTCAAGCTCTCATAAACGATCCAGAAATCCTTTTTCTGGATGAACCCACTAGCGGTCTAGACCCGAGGGGAGCACATGAGATGAGAGAACTCATAAAAGAACTTAAAAAAGAAGGAAGAACAATATTCTTTTCCTCCCACATTTTGCCTGAAGTTGATGAGCTCAGTGATGACATAGGGATAATAGTGAGCGGAAAGCTCGTAGCACAGGGGAGTAAGGAAGAACTAAAGCAAATGATTCTGAAGGACAACATTAGGATTCTTGTTGAGACAGAAGAACCTTTGCCAGATCTTGGGAATTTTGGGATTGTAAAGCCGTTAAGGGAGAATAAAGCCATAATATACACAAAAGATGACTGCAGAAAGGAACTTCTCCACTTCTTGCTTTCTTTGGGACTTCATGTGGTTGATATCCATCTGATCGAGCCAACACTCGAAGAAATATTCATGAAAGTTGCATATGGAGAGGAGGTGATTTGA
- a CDS encoding glycosyltransferase: MKVALITKYFLPVKGGIENHCANLAIYLHKLGIDVEIHTSRDNLTERNILPTFEVFNSGVKVYRHSRFWKFSDIEKFDIVHLHNFNIFPHMLIFLKVIIQRKILNKKPPQLL, from the coding sequence ATGAAAGTTGCATTAATAACAAAATACTTTCTACCAGTTAAAGGTGGAATAGAAAACCATTGCGCTAATCTCGCTATATATCTTCACAAACTGGGAATAGATGTAGAAATACACACTTCAAGAGACAACCTAACTGAGAGAAATATACTCCCAACGTTTGAAGTATTTAATAGTGGTGTCAAAGTATATAGGCATTCTAGGTTCTGGAAATTCAGCGATATTGAAAAATTTGATATTGTTCATTTACACAATTTCAATATATTTCCACACATGTTAATATTTCTAAAAGTTATAATACAAAGGAAAATACTAAATAAAAAACCCCCGCAATTATTGTGA
- a CDS encoding ABC transporter permease subunit: MLTVIAEKEFKDNVTSKRFLILFGTLLLLSLISLWVGYNSYQERLESYVQGLAQFEAGIFIIFRQFQTNIILIGAILGIALGFDAITKEKEQGTLKVLLSHPVYKDQVILGKFLGGALTLGVAVVVITLTSLGMLWGLGANISGEDLLRVLLFMAFSYIYLLLFLGIGIAFSAFSKTSANSLMYSLVLFLVFMIIIPSVSSLIAEQMAGDAPSAPQVSREDNPQAWQIYAQELSEWQQKRFGIERTINSISPYHNFQEIGNYILNPYASSEGGVFERIRQIARNPELAKQLVQQGGAQLEIERYSIGESLSFAKNNIVLLVIPLILSFVAGYLGFMRTDVR, encoded by the coding sequence ATGCTTACCGTGATTGCTGAAAAAGAGTTTAAGGACAATGTAACAAGCAAGAGGTTTCTGATACTTTTTGGCACTCTTCTGCTTTTGAGCCTAATTTCGCTGTGGGTTGGATACAATTCGTATCAAGAGAGGCTCGAAAGCTATGTTCAAGGACTAGCACAGTTTGAGGCAGGAATATTCATTATCTTTAGGCAGTTTCAGACAAACATCATCCTAATAGGGGCAATCCTTGGAATAGCACTTGGGTTTGATGCAATAACCAAGGAGAAAGAGCAGGGGACGTTAAAAGTTCTACTGAGTCATCCAGTTTACAAGGACCAAGTCATACTCGGGAAGTTTTTGGGAGGAGCGCTAACCTTAGGAGTGGCTGTTGTTGTAATAACCTTGACCTCCCTTGGCATGCTCTGGGGACTGGGCGCAAATATAAGCGGTGAGGATCTACTCAGAGTGCTACTCTTCATGGCGTTTTCTTACATCTACCTGCTGCTTTTCCTTGGAATCGGAATTGCATTTTCAGCATTTTCGAAAACCAGCGCTAATTCACTAATGTACTCTTTAGTGCTGTTCCTGGTGTTCATGATAATAATTCCATCAGTTTCCTCTCTAATTGCAGAGCAGATGGCGGGAGACGCTCCAAGTGCGCCACAAGTCTCGAGGGAAGATAATCCTCAAGCATGGCAAATTTATGCTCAGGAACTCTCAGAATGGCAACAAAAGCGCTTTGGCATTGAGAGGACTATAAACAGTATTTCACCGTATCATAACTTCCAGGAAATTGGAAACTACATTCTCAATCCCTATGCAAGTAGTGAAGGAGGCGTTTTTGAAAGAATAAGGCAAATTGCAAGAAATCCTGAACTGGCAAAACAGCTTGTACAACAGGGCGGCGCTCAGCTGGAAATAGAGAGATACAGCATTGGTGAAAGCTTGTCTTTTGCTAAGAACAACATAGTCCTCCTCGTGATACCCTTAATCCTGAGCTTTGTAGCAGGTTATCTTGGCTTTATGAGAACAGATGTGAGGTGA
- a CDS encoding COG1470 family protein produces the protein MKDKAKGQKLGLKLYSLFLIFMLSSTAVASQTLDVYLHIGGSVTVDGIPVEVEDISTNGKVVFLNINGTTYGLEFGESVNYSHITVYAGSIDLTEKEVHLIFENVSGLESSDSDIEISAQYPSKIVNPGEETKFTITITNNGGDGEFSLGYTSSGDLEAYYMAEGAKITRVYLEHGQSATLTFVVKAPEEEGTFEVYPIIGDTSIKLELTVTKEDSYEVYPQYLAQEVEAGESATFPLTIKSNTDLQISLKVQTPQDWEAYFTSDGKRVSELYIPAGTSMQVALVVEVPSSTPIGEYPVKAKIGEKEITFTVGVYETHAGEEGKVLLTLVDSSDGSYVSGALVEALDSTGEVVSKAYSTPNGEVQLSLPEGVYTLRISKGGYETKEIEDVEVEAGKSNDLGIEQLERLTHYFEVEVPESSKSATLGEDIVYEIRMENLGTEDDSFRLIVDGLPDTWAYRIVESPDSKTGVSQVTISSGSEKTIYLIIIPPNNAELGEYNFTLNIKSVGSGEQKSIPLETSLVGSYDMSITMTKYSYDAKLGETITISAYVYNTGTSPLTNVVLDVSVPEGWIYTVEPEKVTSIDAEGYQEFKISITVPQNIDAGDYKITLTATSDQLTDEEELRITVKSSSTSTYMGLGVTVLALVLLGVILKKYGRK, from the coding sequence ATGAAGGACAAAGCAAAAGGACAAAAGCTTGGATTGAAACTCTACTCTCTCTTTTTAATCTTCATGCTTTCAAGTACAGCAGTTGCGTCTCAAACACTCGACGTGTACCTTCATATAGGTGGTAGTGTTACCGTAGACGGAATTCCAGTAGAAGTCGAAGATATCTCTACCAACGGAAAAGTTGTATTCCTAAACATAAACGGGACTACATATGGTCTGGAATTTGGAGAGAGTGTCAATTATTCCCACATAACGGTTTATGCTGGAAGCATAGATTTGACGGAAAAAGAGGTGCACTTAATCTTTGAGAATGTGAGCGGCTTAGAAAGCAGCGACAGCGACATAGAAATCAGTGCTCAATATCCAAGCAAAATCGTAAACCCCGGAGAGGAAACAAAGTTCACAATAACCATAACAAACAATGGAGGAGATGGAGAGTTTTCTTTGGGGTACACTTCATCTGGAGATTTAGAGGCATACTATATGGCTGAAGGAGCAAAGATAACGAGAGTTTACCTGGAACACGGTCAAAGTGCAACATTGACTTTTGTAGTAAAGGCGCCAGAAGAGGAAGGAACATTTGAAGTTTATCCTATAATTGGAGACACCTCTATTAAATTGGAATTAACTGTCACAAAAGAGGACTCATATGAGGTTTATCCCCAATACCTAGCACAAGAAGTTGAAGCCGGGGAAAGTGCTACCTTTCCACTTACGATAAAAAGCAACACAGATTTGCAGATAAGCCTTAAAGTGCAGACTCCACAAGACTGGGAGGCATATTTCACGAGTGACGGCAAAAGGGTAAGTGAACTCTACATTCCTGCAGGGACTTCAATGCAGGTAGCATTAGTTGTGGAAGTGCCTTCATCTACTCCAATCGGAGAATATCCCGTAAAAGCAAAAATCGGAGAAAAAGAAATTACATTCACGGTGGGGGTGTATGAGACCCACGCAGGCGAAGAGGGTAAGGTGCTTTTAACACTAGTAGACTCTTCAGATGGTAGCTACGTTTCGGGAGCTCTTGTTGAAGCTTTAGATTCTACAGGAGAAGTTGTTTCAAAAGCTTATAGCACTCCAAATGGAGAAGTTCAATTGAGTCTTCCAGAGGGGGTTTATACACTAAGGATAAGCAAGGGAGGGTATGAGACAAAAGAAATAGAAGATGTGGAAGTGGAAGCAGGAAAATCCAACGATCTGGGAATAGAGCAGTTAGAAAGGCTTACGCACTATTTTGAAGTTGAAGTGCCGGAATCGTCAAAAAGCGCAACGTTGGGGGAGGATATAGTATATGAGATCCGTATGGAGAACTTGGGCACTGAAGATGATTCATTCAGGCTGATTGTTGATGGACTTCCGGACACTTGGGCATATCGGATAGTAGAGAGTCCGGATTCAAAGACGGGTGTAAGTCAAGTCACAATTTCATCAGGAAGTGAGAAAACAATTTACTTGATAATAATCCCTCCAAACAATGCAGAACTCGGCGAATATAACTTTACCCTCAACATAAAATCCGTGGGAAGTGGAGAGCAGAAAAGTATCCCACTTGAGACTAGCCTCGTTGGAAGCTATGACATGAGCATTACCATGACTAAATACAGCTATGATGCAAAGCTTGGAGAAACTATAACTATCTCGGCTTATGTTTACAACACTGGAACTAGTCCACTAACTAATGTTGTACTCGATGTGAGCGTTCCTGAGGGGTGGATTTATACTGTGGAGCCAGAAAAAGTCACTTCTATCGATGCAGAGGGATATCAAGAATTTAAAATATCCATTACAGTGCCTCAGAACATAGATGCTGGGGATTATAAAATTACCTTGACTGCTACAAGTGATCAGCTGACAGATGAAGAAGAACTTAGAATTACTGTGAAGTCAAGCAGTACATCTACATACATGGGCTTGGGAGTGACAGTACTTGCATTAGTTCTTCTTGGAGTTATTCTAAAGAAGTATGGTAGAAAATGA
- a CDS encoding UPF0175 family protein, protein MEELWMISEFEKIAALNPDRIIKLLKKDKELFWEIIVSAYLDRKISLGKAAELFGVTREELIKEFHKRGIPIRKLSKEDAMAEVEALECL, encoded by the coding sequence ATGGAAGAGCTTTGGATGATAAGCGAGTTCGAAAAGATTGCTGCACTTAATCCAGATCGGATAATAAAGCTCCTAAAAAAAGATAAGGAGTTATTTTGGGAAATCATAGTTAGTGCTTACCTCGACAGAAAGATCAGCCTGGGAAAAGCAGCAGAACTTTTTGGGGTTACCAGAGAAGAGTTAATTAAAGAATTCCATAAAAGGGGAATCCCCATTAGGAAGCTGAGCAAGGAAGACGCCATGGCAGAGGTGGAGGCACTGGAGTGTTTGTGA
- a CDS encoding RNA-guided endonuclease TnpB family protein has protein sequence MTKVVLTYRMQHDWNVNPFLKEYQKLLQRAIDEIWENTTWREKRVKHRYSLGRKNYRYYTTTRLIPYFPQSNEFKRELRDELLREWPFAKHYVDSAIKTAYSILKSWRKNYLKGKRRRAKPVVKRKFIRVKTTLMKVKGSKIRVTIKPREEYLELDFSKEWFYERVKDWNVGELIIREDDVLLTFSKEVEFSGRIKISIDSNLTSLDIFHPEKGWIRVDLSELHRIAETYDRIIDMLKSVQRKAPKRIGVLLKKYWTRRRNRIEDYLNKLAVQLSREFPDAVFVFEDLDKFKMLQNGSRKFNRKLSRATWKKIVGKLSYRVPIEFVNPAYTSSTCPVCGSKLESRNGLVECFNCGFGADRQFVGAFNVFMRGLGVALSGAERDDLLSDEPGGELSVMRPKSVVRVDLNGRRFTHAHS, from the coding sequence ATGACTAAAGTCGTTCTAACATACAGAATGCAACACGACTGGAACGTTAATCCCTTCCTCAAGGAATACCAGAAACTACTCCAGAGGGCAATTGATGAAATATGGGAAAATACAACTTGGAGAGAGAAGAGAGTTAAGCATAGATATTCTCTCGGAAGAAAAAATTATCGCTACTACACGACAACCCGCCTAATCCCTTATTTTCCGCAGTCTAATGAGTTCAAGCGAGAACTGAGGGACGAACTCCTCCGAGAGTGGCCTTTCGCCAAGCACTACGTTGATTCTGCAATAAAGACCGCTTATTCAATCCTCAAAAGCTGGAGGAAGAACTACCTCAAGGGGAAGCGAAGAAGAGCAAAGCCAGTCGTTAAGAGAAAGTTTATCCGAGTTAAAACAACACTAATGAAGGTTAAAGGCTCGAAGATAAGGGTAACCATCAAGCCGAGGGAAGAATACCTTGAGCTGGACTTCTCGAAGGAGTGGTTCTATGAGAGGGTTAAGGACTGGAATGTTGGTGAGCTGATAATCAGGGAGGACGATGTCCTACTAACCTTCTCAAAGGAAGTCGAGTTCTCTGGAAGAATCAAAATCAGCATTGACAGCAACCTTACGAGCCTCGACATCTTTCACCCTGAAAAGGGCTGGATTAGAGTAGACTTGAGCGAGCTACACAGGATTGCCGAGACTTACGACAGAATTATTGATATGCTAAAAAGCGTTCAGCGGAAAGCTCCAAAGAGGATTGGAGTTCTCCTTAAAAAATACTGGACTAGGAGGAGAAACAGGATTGAGGATTACCTGAACAAGCTTGCAGTCCAGCTTTCGAGGGAGTTTCCCGATGCTGTTTTCGTCTTCGAGGATTTGGACAAGTTCAAAATGCTCCAGAATGGTTCGAGGAAGTTCAACAGGAAGCTTTCCCGTGCCACTTGGAAGAAAATCGTTGGAAAGCTTTCTTACCGTGTTCCGATTGAGTTTGTTAATCCTGCTTATACTTCATCCACCTGCCCGGTGTGTGGGAGTAAGTTGGAGTCCCGAAACGGGCTGGTGGAGTGTTTTAATTGTGGTTTTGGGGCTGATAGGCAGTTTGTTGGTGCTTTCAACGTTTTCATGCGGGGACTTGGGGTCGCCCTGAGCGGGGCTGAGCGTGATGATTTGCTCTCCGATGAACCCGGAGGGGAGCTGAGCGTGATGAGGCCCAAGTCCGTCGTGAGAGTTGATTTGAATGGGCGGAGGTTTACTCACGCTCACTCATAA
- a CDS encoding DUF4258 domain-containing protein: MFTPHCEYRLQRRKISKDLVKSLLYDPKSLRGVLQQEPKERFKLYYTYTGDKDLVIIVDAKHIKSKLRLIVVTVFPQPARRRTKVREYERES, encoded by the coding sequence GTGTTTACTCCTCATTGCGAGTATCGTCTTCAGCGTAGGAAAATTTCAAAGGATTTGGTAAAGAGTTTGCTTTATGATCCTAAGAGCCTTAGAGGCGTGCTTCAGCAAGAGCCCAAAGAGAGGTTTAAGCTGTATTATACCTATACTGGAGATAAGGATTTAGTGATAATAGTGGATGCAAAGCATATTAAGAGTAAATTAAGATTAATTGTGGTGACGGTATTTCCGCAACCCGCTAGGAGGAGAACGAAGGTGAGAGAATATGAAAGAGAAAGTTGA
- a CDS encoding P-loop NTPase family protein, translating to METKEYKVGIFKIVLPASYKTTVGDIEELQKVYQAITEEIGTRYYLEFIPSDKDIQKYSSKNRYSYTEGPYKLEIVREGSSIYIHNRGYSSKFIIEKLMFLALLEQGFSRIHGGGVQDLTSKSVMILAGSGGVGKTTTILSLLMKNPTLAFMGDDIVVVDQNGTAYPIFRKINVYTYHNQYLKNITLKDNILRDILTKTINKGINIFRNFLSVSYEIPLYSTGWIGEYDIQELFDIPKGTRGKVTTVGYLEKSDTLKVCNSESDNIITALVNETIAEETWGHVNKFYGIATNIFRINPAVRMYSILQNALEGTQMIHIRLPKIDTETRSKLVSILEEVYGNGKKGIKGSVS from the coding sequence ATGGAAACCAAAGAATATAAGGTCGGGATATTCAAGATAGTGCTTCCAGCAAGTTATAAGACCACAGTAGGTGATATCGAGGAACTACAGAAAGTGTATCAAGCAATCACAGAAGAAATTGGGACGAGATATTATCTTGAGTTTATACCCTCAGATAAGGATATTCAAAAATATTCTTCTAAGAACAGATATTCATACACAGAAGGACCATATAAATTAGAAATAGTGAGAGAAGGATCTTCAATTTATATACACAATAGGGGATATAGCTCGAAATTTATAATTGAAAAACTGATGTTCTTAGCATTATTAGAGCAGGGTTTTTCACGAATACATGGAGGTGGAGTCCAAGATCTTACATCCAAGTCTGTAATGATCCTAGCAGGAAGTGGGGGGGTAGGAAAGACAACCACTATACTATCTCTCCTTATGAAGAACCCGACATTAGCGTTCATGGGAGATGATATCGTTGTAGTTGACCAAAATGGGACTGCATACCCAATTTTCAGAAAAATTAACGTTTACACATATCACAACCAGTATCTCAAGAATATTACTTTAAAAGATAATATCCTTCGGGATATATTAACTAAAACTATTAACAAAGGTATTAATATTTTCAGGAACTTCCTTAGTGTGTCCTACGAGATTCCTCTTTACTCTACTGGGTGGATCGGCGAGTATGATATCCAAGAATTGTTTGATATCCCCAAGGGAACACGTGGCAAAGTGACAACCGTAGGTTACCTTGAGAAGTCAGATACTTTGAAAGTTTGTAACTCCGAGTCTGATAATATAATCACTGCCCTAGTAAACGAAACAATAGCTGAAGAGACATGGGGGCATGTAAACAAGTTTTACGGAATAGCAACTAACATTTTTAGAATTAATCCTGCAGTTAGGATGTATAGCATTCTTCAGAACGCACTTGAAGGTACCCAGATGATTCATATAAGATTGCCCAAGATAGATACTGAAACTCGTAGTAAGCTTGTTTCAATATTAGAGGAGGTCTATGGGAATGGTAAAAAGGGAATTAAAGGTTCAGTATCCTGA
- a CDS encoding glycosyltransferase family 4 protein codes for MRVLWLNWKDIKHPEAGGAEVYTHEIAKRLVKKGHEITLFTSHFDGAKKKEEIDGIEVIRGGKIVGVFNTVYSHAKRFYKENKNDFDIVIDEINTRPFLTPKYVDKPIIALIHQLAVEFWDYKTLFPINFIGKHILEPYWLKHYLNIKTITVSESTKEDLEKLGFKYVEIVYNGLDKIILDNVPEKEDEFTAIFVGRLTPTKKPEDAVIAFKMLNKGKMWIVGRGELMEKLKKRYKDKNIEFKGFVPEKEKIELMKKAHVLLVPGIREGWGRVVIEANALGTPAIGYNVPGLRDSIKHNYNGLLCEPNPKAMSKALGELYEDEALRKRLSENALEWAKRFNWDESAERFERILKSITGE; via the coding sequence ATGAGAGTGCTATGGCTCAACTGGAAAGACATAAAGCATCCAGAGGCTGGGGGAGCGGAGGTTTATACTCATGAGATAGCGAAAAGGTTAGTTAAGAAAGGGCATGAAATTACGCTCTTTACTTCACACTTTGATGGGGCTAAAAAGAAAGAGGAAATTGACGGAATTGAAGTAATCAGGGGAGGGAAAATAGTTGGCGTCTTTAACACTGTCTATTCACATGCGAAGAGATTTTACAAGGAGAATAAAAACGATTTTGATATAGTAATTGACGAAATAAATACTCGACCATTCTTAACCCCAAAATACGTTGATAAGCCAATAATCGCGTTAATACACCAACTGGCAGTTGAGTTTTGGGATTATAAAACCCTATTTCCAATTAATTTTATTGGGAAGCACATTTTGGAGCCCTATTGGTTAAAGCATTACCTGAATATAAAAACGATAACCGTCTCTGAATCTACAAAGGAGGATTTGGAGAAATTAGGGTTTAAATATGTTGAGATAGTCTACAACGGGTTGGATAAGATTATTCTTGATAATGTCCCTGAAAAGGAAGACGAATTTACAGCCATATTTGTTGGCAGGTTAACCCCAACCAAAAAGCCCGAGGACGCCGTGATAGCCTTTAAAATGCTCAATAAGGGAAAAATGTGGATTGTTGGCAGAGGCGAACTTATGGAAAAGCTTAAAAAACGGTATAAGGACAAGAATATTGAATTTAAAGGTTTTGTGCCCGAGAAAGAAAAAATTGAACTCATGAAAAAGGCCCACGTATTGTTGGTTCCCGGAATAAGAGAAGGCTGGGGGAGGGTTGTAATTGAAGCCAATGCCCTAGGAACTCCAGCCATCGGTTATAACGTTCCTGGGCTGAGGGATTCAATAAAGCACAACTACAACGGTTTGCTGTGTGAACCAAATCCCAAGGCTATGAGCAAAGCACTTGGGGAATTGTATGAAGATGAAGCCCTTAGGAAAAGATTAAGTGAAAACGCTTTGGAATGGGCTAAAAGGTTTAATTGGGATGAGAGCGCGGAGAGGTTTGAGAGAATATTAAAATCCATTACCGGTGAGTGA
- a CDS encoding glycosyltransferase: protein MEDDAYKLPRFNLDDNIGKYHPYILFIGRISPVKNIEEIIKYVSKLKEVNLIIAGPIQDKVYFNRLHAISRQLNVDGRIKYIGEVLGEHKYKLIDNSIAVILLSKQEADPIVVKEAITRGKPVLINKLLQLSFFKKSMECIFVINDVSTFRKLLIDILTNQKKYLKSGHRCRIKAKEWKWETVAKRTFKVYKTSLGGKVKWKPKNIRSGYSR from the coding sequence GTGGAAGATGATGCATATAAATTGCCAAGATTTAATCTGGATGATAATATTGGCAAATATCATCCATATATTTTATTCATTGGCAGGATATCCCCTGTGAAGAACATTGAGGAGATAATTAAATATGTTTCTAAGCTCAAGGAAGTTAATCTTATAATTGCTGGGCCCATCCAAGATAAGGTATACTTTAATCGGTTACATGCCATTTCTAGACAGCTAAATGTAGATGGTAGAATTAAATATATTGGTGAAGTATTAGGGGAGCATAAATATAAACTTATTGACAATTCTATTGCAGTCATTCTCTTATCGAAGCAAGAAGCCGATCCGATAGTTGTAAAAGAAGCAATAACACGGGGAAAACCAGTACTCATCAATAAGCTGTTACAATTGTCATTTTTCAAAAAAAGTATGGAATGTATTTTTGTAATCAACGATGTTAGTACTTTTAGAAAATTATTAATTGACATTCTCACAAATCAGAAAAAATACTTGAAAAGTGGGCATAGATGTAGGATAAAAGCCAAAGAGTGGAAATGGGAAACAGTTGCAAAAAGGACATTTAAGGTATATAAAACAAGCCTTGGAGGGAAAGTAAAATGGAAACCAAAGAATATAAGGTCGGGATATTCAAGATAG
- a CDS encoding IS607 family transposase translates to MVVKEKLYTVKKASEILGVHPKTIQKWDREGKIKTIRTPGGRRRIPESEIKRLLGINEEKGLILGYARVSSHTQKDDLERQVKAIDQYAKERGWQVQILKDIGSGLNENRKNYCKLLELVTNGEVSKVIITYPDRLTRFGFKTLEFFFKENGAEIIVINEKEKSPREELIEDLITIISHFAGKLYGMRSHKYKKLKESVKKLIEEVEND, encoded by the coding sequence ATGGTAGTGAAAGAGAAGCTTTACACGGTGAAGAAGGCGAGTGAAATACTCGGCGTCCACCCAAAGACAATCCAAAAATGGGACAGAGAAGGGAAAATCAAAACCATTAGAACACCCGGCGGAAGGAGGAGAATACCAGAAAGCGAAATAAAAAGACTCCTCGGCATAAACGAAGAGAAAGGCCTAATACTCGGCTACGCAAGGGTATCAAGCCACACACAAAAAGACGACTTAGAAAGACAAGTCAAAGCAATAGACCAATACGCAAAAGAACGAGGCTGGCAAGTCCAAATACTCAAAGACATTGGCTCAGGATTGAACGAGAACAGGAAGAACTACTGCAAACTCCTCGAACTCGTGACAAATGGAGAAGTCTCAAAAGTCATCATCACTTATCCAGACAGGCTCACTCGTTTCGGTTTCAAAACTCTCGAATTCTTCTTCAAGGAGAACGGTGCAGAGATAATAGTAATCAACGAGAAAGAAAAATCTCCACGAGAAGAACTCATTGAAGATTTGATAACAATAATCTCGCACTTCGCTGGGAAACTCTACGGAATGCGCTCCCACAAATACAAAAAGCTCAAGGAAAGCGTGAAAAAACTAATCGAGGAGGTCGAGAATGACTAA